The nucleotide sequence TTCCCCGGCCTCAAGCGGCGCCTCGGCGCGTCACCTCCGCACCACACTCAATGGCGAAGAGCCGGTTTGCGCACCGGGAACTTCACTGCTTCCGGACCCTGACCGCGGGTCGCTCGCCCTGACCCGCAGTCACCGCTCACGAGCGGTGAGGATCGTGACTCACCTCGCGCGTGAACCTCGCGAGGTTGCTTGGGCAATTTGTCCCGCGACGTGAGTACCCGGCAGTACCGTCAGCACAACTGAGGGCCACAGCACCCTCTCGACAGGGGACGGGGTCCACGATGTCAGGACAAGACGACGGCATCGAGCGGCGTGGCGTGCTGAAGGGTGCCGTGGCAGTCGGCGGCGCCGCACTGTGGACCGTGCCCACGGCCCAGGTGATCGCCGTTAGCAGTGCCAGCGCCCAGGCGACCAGCGCTGTCCCGACCGACATCACGTCTCCGCCCGTCGGGGGCACACCTGAGCCGTCCGTGACGACGACGCAACCGCCCACGTCACACCCCCCCACCTCCACCGGGTCCACCACTGCTCCGTCTGCGTCGGGCACGACCAAGATTCCGGACGGGGGAGTGTCCGGGAGCATGACGTCCGCCGCCCCTCTCCCGACGTCGTCGACTGGGTCGCCGGCGAGCACGGTCGGCGGGTCGAGGTCTGACACCGGCGCTCTCGCTCGGACCGGTGTGTCGGTCGTCGGCGCGTCGGTGCTCGGAGCAGGCCTCGTCGCTGCTGGCAGCGCCGCAGTCAAGGCCAGCGGAACCGGGCGGCACGCTCGTGAGCCCGGTGCTCCCCAGGTCGACGACCCCGAGGTGTGAGGTCCGGCGGCGACGGCCGGCGATGGTCGTCCGAACGCGAGACTCGCGGTCTCCGATGATGACGCAGTGCAGGACATATCGCCCCAGCCCGCTCCTAACCACGTGCCGGGGTAAGGCTCTCGTCCGGTCCCAGTGGTCGTGCGTGGCTCCTGCCCGCGGCGGCGGCCGCCGCCGCCCTCGCCGTCGTGTTCGGGGTCCTCGCCCTCGATCTCGTCGCCGGCTACCCCTCCGGCGACCTCGTCCGCGACCCGGCGACGGTGACCGGCGCCCGGTGGTGGACCGGTGACGCGGCGATGCTCAACGCGACGGCGTGGGGGATCGCCGCCGCCCTCGGCACCTTCGTCGCCCACCTGCGGCCCGACCACCGTCGCGGCCTCCTGCTGTTCGCTGTGCTCTCGGCGGCGCTCATGGTCGACGACACACTCCAGACCAAGGAGCTCGTCGCCCGGGTCGAGATCCCCGAGGAGGTCGTGCTCGCCGGCTACGCGGTCGTGGCCCTCGTGACCGCGTGGCTGCTGCGCCCGGCCCGGACCGGCGCCGGAGGCTGGTGCCTGCTCGCGGCCGGCGGCCTCATCGGGCTCTCCGTCGTCGCTGACGTGCTGCGCGGGGAGAGCGCCCCGTCGCTCGTCCTCCTCGAGCTCGCCCCGCTGTTCGTCGGCACGGCCGTGTGGGCGTGCGTCCCGGTGCTCGTGCACGCGGCGCCGTCCGAGGGAGGACCTATCCTCGACGGGAACGTGTCGCCCCCCTCTCCGCAGGAGCCATGACCCTCACCGGCCTGCTGCCGGTCCTCACCGAGGACCCGGCCGTCACCGATCTGCTCGCCCTCGCCTCGCCCGACCGCGACGACGACGCGGGCGCCGTCGACCTCACGTGCGCCGAGGGCCTGCGCGCCCCGCTGCTCGCGGCCCTCACGCAGCACCGGCCGCTGCTCGTCGTCACCTCCACCGCTCGCGAGGCCGACGACGCCGTCCGCGCGCTGCGCAGCTTCCTCGAGCCGCGGATCCAGGACCAGGTCGTCGGCTTCCCCGCGTGGGAGACGCTGCCCCACGAGCGGCTCAGCCCCCGCAGCGACACCGTCGCCGAGCGCCTGCAGGTGCTGCGGCGCCTCGCCCACCCGGACGAGAACACGCCCGTCCGGGTCGTCGTCGCACCCGTCCGCTCGCTCATGCAGCCGTTCGCGGCCAACCTCGGCGACCTGCCCGAGACCCGCCTGCGGGTCGGGGACCGGGTCGACCTCGACGACCTCGTCCGCGGCCTCGTCGGCGCGGCCTACCACCGCGTCGACATGGTGGAGCGGCGCGGGGAGATGGCCGTCCGCGGCGGCATCGTCGACGTGTTCCCGCCCACCGCGCCGCACCCGGTCCGCGTCGAGCTGTGGGGCGACGAGGTCGAGGAGCTCCGCGAGTTCGCCGTCGCCGACCAGCGCAGCCTCGGGCCGGTCGAGGAGCTCGTCGCCCCGCCGTGCCGGGAGCTGCTCCTCACCGACGACGTCCGCGCCCGCGCCGCCGAGCTCGCCCAGCGCCTGCCCGGCGCGCAGGAGATGCTCGAGAAGCTCGCCGAGGGCGCCGCCGTCGAGGGCATGGAGGCGTTCGTCCCCGTCCTCGTCGAGCGCATGACGACGCTGCTCGACGCCGTCCCCCGCGGCACCCTCGTCGTCACCGTCGAGCCCGCCCGCGTCGAGGGCCGCGCCGCCGACCTCATCGCGACGGGGGAGGAGTTCCTCGACGCCGCCTGGTCGAACGCGAGCGCCGGCGGCGCCACCCCGCTCGACCTCCGCGACTCCGGCCTCGCCACCGGTGCGTTCCGCACCGTCGAGGAGCTCCACGAGCACGCGACGACCCTCGGCCTGCCGTGGTGGAGCGCGACGACGCTCGCTGCCGACGCCGAGGTCCGTGACGTCCGCGACAACCGCCTCGTCACCGTGCCCGGCCGCGACGTCCACGGCTACCGCGGCGACCTCGACGCCGCCGCCACCGACCTCGCCGCCCACGTGCGCGACGGCTGGCGCCTCGTCGCCGTCACCGAGGGCCACGGCCCCGCCGAGCACCTCGTGCAGGTCCTCGGCCGTGCGGACGTGCCCGCCCGCCTCGTCGACACGCTCACCGCGCCGCCCGAGCCCGGTGTCGTCCACGTGACGTGCGCGGAGGTCCTCCACGGCTTCGTCGGCGAGGAGCTCAAGGTCGCCCTCCTCACCGAGAGCGACCTCGCCGGGCAGCGCACGAGCACCCGCGACATGCGGAAGATGCCGTCGCGGCGCCGCAACGCCGTCGACCCCCTCACGCTGCAGCCCGGCGACTTCGTCGTCCACGAGCAGCACGGCATCGGCCGCTTCGTCGAGATGACGCAGCGCACCATCCAGGGCGCCACCCGCGAGTACCTCGTCCTGGAGTACGCGCCGAGCCGGCGCGGGCAGCCCGGCGACCGCGTCTTCGTCCCCACCGACGCCCTCGACCAGGTGAGCCGCTACGTCGGCGGCGAGACCCCGTCGCTGAACAAGATGGGCGGCGCGGACTGGCAGAAGGCGAAGGGCCGCGCCCGCAAGGCCGTCAAGCAGATCGCCGGGGAGCTCATCCAGCTGTACAGCGCCCGCATGGCGAGCGTCGGGCACGCCTTCGGCCCCGACACCGTGTGGCAGCGCGAGCTCGAGGACGCCTTCCCCTACACCGAGACCCCGGACCAGCTCGCGAGCATCGACGAGGTCAAGGCCGACATGGAGAAGAAGGTCCCGATGGACCGGCTCGTGTGCGGCGACGTCGGCTACGGCAAGACGGAGATCGCGCTCCGCGCGGCGTTCAAGGCCGTGATGGACGGCAAGCAGGTCGCCGTGCTCGTCCCCACGACGCTGCTCGTCCAGCAGCACCTGTCGACGTTCTCCGAGCGCTACGCCGGCTACCCGGTCGTCGTGCGTGCCCTGTCCCGCTTCAGCAGCGAGGCGGAGGCGAAGGCCGTCGTCGAGGGCGTCGCCGACGGCTCCGTCGACGTCGTCATCGGCACCCACCGCCTGCTGTCCGGGTCCGTCCGGTTCAAGGACCTCGGGCTCGTCGTCATCGACGAGGAGCAGCGCTTCGGCGTCGAGCACAAGGAGCAGCTGAAGACACTCCGCACGAACGTCGACGTCCTCGCGATGTCCGCGACCCCGATCCCGCGCACGCTGGAGATGGCGGTCACGGGCATCCGGGAGATGTCGACGCTCGCGACCCCGCCGGAGGAGCGGCACCCGATCCTCACGTACGTGGGCGCGCACGACGACCGGCAGGTCGGTGCCGCCATCCGCCGCGAGCTGCTCCGCGAGGGCCAGGTCTTCTACGTCCACAACCGCGTGCAGGACATCGACCGGGTCGCCGCGCACCTCGGCTCCCTCGTGCCCGACGCCCGCATCCGCGTCGCCCACGGGCAGATGGCGGAGAGCGAGCTCGAGCAGACCGTCGTCGACTTCTGGGAGCGCAAGTTCGACGTCCTCGTCTGCACGACGATCGTCGAGACCGGTCTCGACATCGCCAACGCCAACACCCTCATCGTCGACCGCGCCGAGCGCTTCGGCCTCAGCCAGCTCCACCAGCTGCGCGGACGCGTGGGGCGCGGTCGGGAGCGCGCGTACGCGTACTTCATGTGGAGCCCCGGCACCACCCTCACCGACACCGCCCACGACCGGCTGTCGACGATCGCGGCCAACACCGAGCTCGGTGCCGGCATGCAGGTGGCGATGAAGGACCTCGAGATCCGCGGTGCCGGCAACCTGCTCGGCGCGGAGCAGTCCGGGCACATCGAGGGCGTCGGGTTCGACCTCTACCTCCGCATGGTCGCCGAGGCCGTCACCGAGTACCGGCAGTCCCTGGACGGGGAGCAGGTCGAGGAGGCCGTCGACACGACCCTCGACCTCCCCGTCGACGCCTACCTGCCGCACGACTACGTGCCCGCGGAACGGCTCCGCCTCGACGCCTACCGGCGGCTCGCGACCGCGACGAGCGACGCGGAGGTCGACGAGGTCGCCGCCGACCTGCGCGACCGCTTCGGCGCCGACCCCGAGGGCCGGCTGCCGCAGCCGGTCGAGGCGCTGCTCGCCGTCGCGCGGCTGCGGGTGTTCCTGCGCGGCTACCGCCTCGGCGACGTCAGCGTCCAGGGCAAGTTCCTCCGCCTCGCGCCGGTCGACCTGCCGGAGTCGGCGCGCCTGCGCCTGGAGCGGCTGTACCCGCGCACCATCGTCAAGCAGCAGATCAGTACCATCCTCGTGCCCCTGCCGGGGTCGACGCCGGGGCGGCCCGCCGCAGGCGCCACCTCCGACGACGGCACGCACCTGCTCGGCTGGGTCCGCGACCTCGTGACCGCGGTCCTGCCGGAGCCGGTGCTCGACACGATCGACGTCACGAGCGACACCACGAGCGACCAGAGCAGCCAGAGCAGCCGGCCGGTGGCCACCGCCGCCGCGAAGGGATGACCCGCCCCATGACCCGTCGCCCCGCCTCCCGCGCCGCCCGTGCTGCCCTCGGCAGCGCCACCGTCGCCGGTCTCGTGCTCGCCCTGTCGGCGTGCTCGGCCGCCGGCCCGCCCGGGGCGGCCGCCGTCGTCGACGGCGAGGTCGTGCCCGAGGGCGACGTCCGCGCCGTCCAGCAGGAGCTGCCCCCGGAGATCACCGGCGGGGCGCCCGTGCCGGTGCAGGACATCCTCGCGTTCTTCCTCGTCGAGGACACGGTCCGCGACGTCGCCGCCGAGTACACCGGCGTCATCTCGACCGCCGACGTGCGCCCGCAGCTCGAGCAGGTCGTGGCGCAGTCCGGCGGGGAGCTCGGCGAGCTGTCCGAGCCCACCCTCGAGCTGTTCGCGACGAGCGCGATGCTCAACCAGATCCAGGCGACGGACGTCGCCCGCGAGGAGCTCGAGGCCCGCATCGAGGAGCTCGACGTCGAGGTGAACCCCCGCTACGGCAGCGTCGGCGACGGGCTGCAGGTGCTGCCGCCGGAGTACCCGTGGCTGCGCCCCGCCGGCGAGCTGCCCGTCGAGGGCTGAGCGCCCGGACCGGCACCGCACCACCGACCGCACCACCGACCGCACCACCGATCGCACCCGCCAGGAGCCCGCACGTGACGACGCCGTCCGGCCGTGCGCTGCTCGACGCCGTCGCGGTCATGGACCGGCTCCGCAGCCCCGGCGGCTGCCCGTGGGACCGCGAGCAGACCCACGAGTCGCTCCTGCGCTACCTCGTGGAGGAGGCGTACGAGACCGTCGACGCGGTCGCCGCGCTCACGGCCGCCTCGACCTCCGACGACCCCGCCGCGCGGGCCGACGCCGAGCACGAGCTCGCGGAGGAGCTGGGGGACGTGCTCCTCCAGGTGCTGTTCCACGCGCGCGTCGCGCAGGAGCGCGGCGCCTTCGACGTCGACGACGTCGCGCGTCTCCTCGTCGCCAAGCTCGTGCGTCGGCACCCCCACGTGTTCGCCGACGAGGAGCAGGCGACGGGCGACGGCGTCCAGGCCCGCTGGGACGAGCTGAAGGCGGCGGAGAAGCCCGCCCGCGGTCCCGTCGACGGCATCCCGCGGCACCTGCCGGCGCTCGCCCGCACCGACAAGCTCCTCGCCCGCCTCGAGCGGGCCGGGCTCGACCCGGACGCGCTCGTCGTCCCCGAGCCCGCGGCCGGCACCGCGGCGCGCGACGCCGACGCCGAGGTCGGTCGCGTCCTGTTCGAGGTGGTCCGCTCCGCCCGCACCGCGGGCGTCGACCCCGAGGCCGCGCTGCGCGCGCACACCGACCGGGTCGAGCGCGCCGCGCGGGCCGTCCACAGCAGCGCCTCCGCCAGCGACGCCCCCGATACCTGAGTACCGTTTCCGGATGGGGAGACCAGGAGCAGCGACGAGGAGGTCGGAGCGCACGTGATCGGTGCTCGCCCCGTCCTCGACGGGCGCTACGAGCTCGGGGAGCCGCTCGGCAGCGGCGGCATGGCGGTCGTCCGCCGCGCCCGGGACCTCCGGCTGGGGCGCGAGGTCGCCGTCAAGCTCCTCTACCCCGAGGTCGCGATCGACCCCGAGGCGATGGCGGCGTTCCGCGCCGAGGCGATGTCCGCGGCCCGGCTCAACCACCCCGGGGTCGTCGCCGTGCACGACGTCGGGGAGGCCGTCGTCGACGGCGCCGCCCGCCCCTACCTCGTCATGGAGATGATCGAGGGGCAGCCGCTGTCGCACCTGCTCGTCGACGGCACGCCCCTCACCGTCGAGAGGTCCCTCGAGATCGGCGTCGACGTCACGAGCGCACTCGCCCACGCCCACGAGCGCGGGCTCGTCCACCGCGACGTCACCCCCGGCAACCTCATGGTCCTGCGGGACGGCTCCGTGAAGGTCACCGACTTCGGCATCGCACGGGCCATGCCCGCCCTCGTCGTCGACGACAGCGAGGAGGAGTGGACGGAGGAGCTCGCCGAGGCCGGCTCCGGGTTCGGCAACGTCGCGTACCTCAGCCCGGAGCAGGCGCGACGCGGCTTCGTCGACGCCCGCTCCGACCTGTACTCCGTCGGCTGCCTCCTCATGACGATGCTCACCGGCTACCCGCCGTTCCGCGGGTCGGCGAAGGACGTCGTCCGCCACCACCTCCGTACGCTCCCCCCGACGCCGTCGTCGCGGCGGCCCGGGCTCGTGCCCGCGCTCGACGTCATCGTCGGGCGCGCCCTGGAGAAGGACCCGTGGCAGCGGCCCCAGTCGGCCGCCGAGATGCGCCGCGACCTCCTGCAGGTGCTGAGCGAGATCGACGCTCCTGCGGCGTGGGCCGCGGGAGCGCACGGGCTCGCCACCGCCGTCGGCCCGCACGAGCCGCAGCG is from Aquipuribacter nitratireducens and encodes:
- a CDS encoding MazG family protein; this translates as MTTPSGRALLDAVAVMDRLRSPGGCPWDREQTHESLLRYLVEEAYETVDAVAALTAASTSDDPAARADAEHELAEELGDVLLQVLFHARVAQERGAFDVDDVARLLVAKLVRRHPHVFADEEQATGDGVQARWDELKAAEKPARGPVDGIPRHLPALARTDKLLARLERAGLDPDALVVPEPAAGTAARDADAEVGRVLFEVVRSARTAGVDPEAALRAHTDRVERAARAVHSSASASDAPDT
- the mfd gene encoding transcription-repair coupling factor, which produces MTLTGLLPVLTEDPAVTDLLALASPDRDDDAGAVDLTCAEGLRAPLLAALTQHRPLLVVTSTAREADDAVRALRSFLEPRIQDQVVGFPAWETLPHERLSPRSDTVAERLQVLRRLAHPDENTPVRVVVAPVRSLMQPFAANLGDLPETRLRVGDRVDLDDLVRGLVGAAYHRVDMVERRGEMAVRGGIVDVFPPTAPHPVRVELWGDEVEELREFAVADQRSLGPVEELVAPPCRELLLTDDVRARAAELAQRLPGAQEMLEKLAEGAAVEGMEAFVPVLVERMTTLLDAVPRGTLVVTVEPARVEGRAADLIATGEEFLDAAWSNASAGGATPLDLRDSGLATGAFRTVEELHEHATTLGLPWWSATTLAADAEVRDVRDNRLVTVPGRDVHGYRGDLDAAATDLAAHVRDGWRLVAVTEGHGPAEHLVQVLGRADVPARLVDTLTAPPEPGVVHVTCAEVLHGFVGEELKVALLTESDLAGQRTSTRDMRKMPSRRRNAVDPLTLQPGDFVVHEQHGIGRFVEMTQRTIQGATREYLVLEYAPSRRGQPGDRVFVPTDALDQVSRYVGGETPSLNKMGGADWQKAKGRARKAVKQIAGELIQLYSARMASVGHAFGPDTVWQRELEDAFPYTETPDQLASIDEVKADMEKKVPMDRLVCGDVGYGKTEIALRAAFKAVMDGKQVAVLVPTTLLVQQHLSTFSERYAGYPVVVRALSRFSSEAEAKAVVEGVADGSVDVVIGTHRLLSGSVRFKDLGLVVIDEEQRFGVEHKEQLKTLRTNVDVLAMSATPIPRTLEMAVTGIREMSTLATPPEERHPILTYVGAHDDRQVGAAIRRELLREGQVFYVHNRVQDIDRVAAHLGSLVPDARIRVAHGQMAESELEQTVVDFWERKFDVLVCTTIVETGLDIANANTLIVDRAERFGLSQLHQLRGRVGRGRERAYAYFMWSPGTTLTDTAHDRLSTIAANTELGAGMQVAMKDLEIRGAGNLLGAEQSGHIEGVGFDLYLRMVAEAVTEYRQSLDGEQVEEAVDTTLDLPVDAYLPHDYVPAERLRLDAYRRLATATSDAEVDEVAADLRDRFGADPEGRLPQPVEALLAVARLRVFLRGYRLGDVSVQGKFLRLAPVDLPESARLRLERLYPRTIVKQQISTILVPLPGSTPGRPAAGATSDDGTHLLGWVRDLVTAVLPEPVLDTIDVTSDTTSDQSSQSSRPVATAAAKG